A part of Myxococcus landrumus genomic DNA contains:
- a CDS encoding DUF4398 domain-containing protein: MKKLTVLVAVAGALAACGPVKSTANILDAEVQIQAARTAGADKLAPYEWTAANLYLSKAREEVGYSDYQAGVDFAVKASRFANEAREKAMSEAGSADTSERSPNP, from the coding sequence ATGAAGAAGCTGACGGTGCTGGTGGCAGTGGCGGGGGCGCTCGCCGCGTGCGGCCCCGTGAAGTCCACCGCGAACATCCTGGACGCGGAGGTCCAGATTCAGGCCGCGCGCACGGCCGGAGCCGACAAACTGGCTCCGTACGAGTGGACCGCCGCCAATCTGTATCTGTCGAAGGCGCGCGAGGAGGTCGGCTACTCCGACTACCAAGCGGGCGTGGACTTCGCGGTGAAGGCGTCCCGCTTCGCCAACGAAGCACGTGAGAAGGCCATGTCCGAGGCGGGCAGCGCCGACACCAGCGAGCGGAGCCCGAACCCGTGA
- a CDS encoding HEAT repeat domain-containing protein: MLPSVLPARILLLVTLLLSPVALAAQGSAAKRTERRNESERAIQTVIQGGAVPAAVSRLRYLGEEPHAADVITDALRRVLEDRVRRNLVAVLAGLDTRAAEPALVRLAGDGDSTVRMYAAQGLARLNSRNVQVLLPLLNDKSSGVRRDAAKALGASHNPKVGKPLMAAAKAEQELEVRAAMLSAVGESGDKKQVKPLKEYLTNDSESTRFAAARGLCRLGAPEGFAFANKLLSAEDRFVRRQGLELFEGVPAKKASVAIKPLLEDKDRGLAAGAARVLFQGGDSSMLDWLVLASWNAKGEEKLAYEKELETLQLQDDRRKAILRRAGVAQ; this comes from the coding sequence GTGCTCCCGTCCGTCCTTCCCGCCCGCATCCTGCTGCTGGTCACCCTGCTCCTGTCCCCCGTGGCCCTGGCCGCGCAAGGGTCCGCCGCGAAGCGGACCGAGCGCCGCAACGAATCGGAGCGGGCCATCCAGACCGTCATCCAGGGGGGCGCCGTCCCCGCGGCCGTCTCCCGCCTGCGCTACCTGGGCGAGGAGCCCCACGCCGCCGACGTCATCACCGACGCCCTGCGTCGCGTGCTGGAGGACAGGGTCCGCCGCAACCTCGTGGCCGTGCTCGCGGGCCTGGACACGCGCGCCGCGGAGCCGGCCCTGGTCCGCCTGGCGGGGGACGGTGACAGCACCGTGCGCATGTACGCCGCGCAGGGCCTGGCGCGCCTGAACAGCCGCAACGTCCAGGTGTTGCTCCCGCTCCTGAACGACAAGAGCAGCGGGGTGCGCCGCGACGCGGCCAAGGCGCTCGGTGCCTCGCACAATCCCAAGGTGGGCAAGCCGCTGATGGCGGCCGCCAAGGCGGAGCAGGAGCTGGAGGTGCGTGCCGCCATGCTCTCCGCCGTGGGTGAGAGTGGCGACAAGAAGCAGGTGAAGCCCCTCAAGGAGTACCTGACGAACGATTCGGAGAGCACGCGCTTCGCGGCCGCGCGCGGCCTGTGCCGCCTGGGCGCGCCGGAGGGCTTCGCCTTCGCGAACAAGCTGCTGAGCGCGGAGGACCGCTTCGTGCGCCGGCAGGGACTGGAGCTGTTCGAGGGCGTCCCCGCCAAGAAGGCGAGCGTCGCCATCAAGCCGCTGCTGGAGGACAAGGACCGGGGCCTGGCCGCTGGCGCCGCGCGAGTCCTCTTCCAGGGGGGTGACTCCTCCATGCTCGACTGGCTGGTGCTGGCCTCGTGGAACGCCAAGGGCGAGGAGAAGCTGGCGTACGAGAAGGAGCTGGAGACGCTCCAGCTCCAGGATGATCGCCGCAAGGCCATTCTGCGACGGGCGGGCGTGGCGCAATGA
- a CDS encoding N-acetylmuramoyl-L-alanine amidase-like domain-containing protein — MTWAVVLAAALLAQAAPGSSVRQPTRANGWAGLDANAFSALVAESTDAPLAQRLLSMSERFVNTPYVLSPLGEGSGVDPDPTFRLDAVDCLTFVEQSLALGLAHAEPEVAPLLEHIRYAESPTYEDRNHLMEAQWLPNNVRKGFLLDVTRRWGGADVVSATKTLTASTWQSRSSQSLQLPKSRQPVGTYTFDMIPLERVSAHARDIPSGTILVVLREDLPFKATRMTHLGFVVQRKGRTYLRHASRGGYNRVVDEDLETFLLRNSRYAKWKVTGVSLFEAHRPDATMLGRAP; from the coding sequence ATGACGTGGGCGGTGGTCCTGGCCGCCGCGCTCCTCGCGCAGGCGGCCCCCGGTTCATCGGTGCGACAGCCCACGCGGGCCAATGGCTGGGCCGGACTGGACGCGAATGCGTTCTCCGCGCTGGTGGCCGAGTCCACGGACGCCCCTCTGGCGCAGCGGCTGTTGTCGATGAGCGAGCGCTTCGTCAACACGCCCTATGTCCTGTCTCCGCTGGGCGAGGGCTCTGGCGTGGACCCCGACCCGACCTTCCGCCTGGACGCGGTGGACTGTCTCACCTTCGTCGAGCAGTCGCTGGCGCTGGGACTGGCGCACGCCGAGCCCGAGGTCGCCCCGCTGCTCGAGCACATCCGCTACGCCGAGTCGCCGACCTACGAGGACCGCAACCACCTCATGGAGGCGCAGTGGCTGCCCAACAACGTCCGCAAGGGCTTCCTGCTCGACGTGACGCGCCGCTGGGGAGGCGCGGACGTGGTGTCGGCGACGAAGACGCTGACGGCCTCGACGTGGCAATCGCGCTCGTCGCAGTCGCTCCAGCTCCCCAAGTCCCGGCAGCCGGTGGGCACGTACACGTTCGACATGATTCCGCTCGAGCGGGTGTCGGCCCACGCGCGTGACATCCCCTCGGGAACCATCCTCGTGGTGCTGCGCGAGGACCTTCCCTTCAAGGCCACGCGCATGACGCACCTGGGCTTCGTGGTGCAGCGCAAGGGCCGCACCTACCTGCGCCATGCGTCGCGCGGCGGCTACAACCGCGTGGTCGACGAGGACCTGGAGACCTTCCTCCTGCGCAACTCGCGCTACGCGAAGTGGAAGGTCACCGGCGTGAGCCTCTTCGAGGCCCATCGCCCCGATGCCACGATGCTGGGCCGCGCGCCCTGA
- a CDS encoding DUF2007 domain-containing protein gives MKYCARCGSEYRDEVERCEDCPSHPPLVSAEEMHSRGLPLPHELDRRVFVRAATTDNPLMVEVFAELLEERDIPVFIRAGRSGVVDKLTTGSLLPWWEILVPEGEQERAALLVERERAQEAATNDEAVRAAEEEERETEPAASPPPTA, from the coding sequence ATGAAGTACTGCGCCAGGTGCGGCTCGGAGTATCGGGATGAGGTCGAGCGATGCGAGGACTGCCCCAGTCACCCGCCGCTGGTCTCCGCCGAGGAGATGCACAGCCGGGGGCTTCCCTTGCCACATGAGCTGGACCGGCGCGTCTTCGTGCGCGCCGCCACCACGGACAATCCCCTGATGGTGGAGGTGTTCGCGGAGCTGCTCGAGGAGCGGGACATCCCCGTGTTCATCCGCGCGGGGCGCTCCGGCGTGGTGGACAAGCTGACCACGGGCAGCCTGTTGCCCTGGTGGGAAATCCTGGTGCCCGAGGGAGAGCAGGAGCGCGCCGCCCTCCTCGTGGAGCGTGAGCGGGCGCAGGAAGCGGCCACCAACGACGAAGCCGTCCGCGCCGCCGAGGAAGAGGAGCGGGAGACCGAGCCCGCGGCCTCGCCTCCGCCCACCGCGTGA
- a CDS encoding response regulator, with protein MGAERIKVLLVEDDGDSRELLAELLEFEFDVVTATDGLAGLRAFESALPDVVVTDESLPGLCGTELAQRVKAHSPRTRVILVSGYSEVSGAGHCDLVLRKPIDVEQLSRAVGRLGDEARQWVGDDARQ; from the coding sequence ATGGGTGCCGAGCGAATCAAAGTCCTCCTCGTGGAGGACGACGGGGACAGCCGGGAGCTCTTGGCGGAGCTGCTGGAGTTCGAGTTCGACGTGGTCACCGCCACCGACGGGCTCGCGGGCCTTCGGGCCTTCGAGAGCGCGCTGCCGGACGTGGTGGTGACGGACGAGTCGCTGCCGGGGCTGTGTGGCACCGAGCTCGCCCAGCGGGTGAAGGCCCACTCGCCCCGCACGCGGGTCATCCTGGTGTCGGGTTACTCGGAGGTGAGCGGCGCGGGGCACTGTGACCTGGTGCTGCGCAAGCCCATCGACGTGGAGCAGCTGAGCCGCGCCGTGGGCAGGCTGGGAGACGAGGCTCGGCAGTGGGTGGGCGACGACGCTCGGCAGTGA
- the hpf gene encoding ribosome hibernation-promoting factor, HPF/YfiA family, giving the protein MKVLMRGVHLTLTGPLREYLQEHLVRHIERYADDEAAEVDIALVDINGPKGGVDKECRVTVRMPNFAPVHVTETAETLFHAIDAARDRLERSLKRAVDRRRDVHTAGLPDDVAANVPNY; this is encoded by the coding sequence ATGAAGGTGTTGATGCGGGGTGTGCATCTGACGCTGACGGGCCCACTGAGGGAGTACCTGCAGGAGCATCTGGTGCGCCACATCGAGCGCTACGCGGACGACGAAGCGGCGGAGGTCGACATCGCGCTGGTGGACATCAACGGCCCGAAGGGAGGGGTGGACAAGGAGTGCCGGGTGACGGTGCGGATGCCGAACTTCGCGCCCGTCCACGTCACGGAGACGGCGGAGACGCTGTTCCACGCCATCGACGCGGCGCGTGACAGGCTGGAGCGCAGCCTGAAGCGGGCCGTGGACCGGCGCCGGGACGTCCACACGGCCGGGCTGCCCGACGACGTCGCCGCGAATGTGCCCAACTATTAG
- a CDS encoding MXAN_5187 family protein — protein MVRLKFLLFAFLVIGLGLAHLPMLSGPLRARAVEGATAQSASGIAEVARRVDSRRAEIQALALKLAATPEVATAVHALLPPKPSAAVRPSPRDKDRDEAPGASLQPLTAERFAAVRTAVDAVVPKELKGVVVALAAPDAAFHAVAGGEPSSDAAKLDVAALVKAGSTVVEALGTTHAFASVPVLWGGDFGMQPAVTLVVGAPLFDEGALEAAVQATGVTALGLVKGDSISAVGPEKLLAEGSLTQVVANSNGVVLRRGGLQTLGPVSLPMLTEGDAMGGQAPLSVGSRRSLPGTSLDVLAVAGTQSVLGALAAYQQNALVALVGLLVLTLVWTALMGGGARSSDDGLSQGGDTLSLSAAMAAQASAPMAPPPQPAVQQPVAAAPTPGPLPDPFASLPPAPAPQAAPFAQPTPAPMADPFSMAPPAPAAQPFGADPFASVPPAPMADPFALPPPVASPAPQANPFGSGDPFASADAFPFPAPPPAAPPANAYAPPATPFGAAPSMPFESDAGNFSASGESLSPASPRRGAFAFEDQPTAAYSLQQAANPFALAAAQSPENPETTRVAAIPRELLQASARPPEAPIPLPARAPSPAAIPLPGAGPSGNSAVALSEEQHFQEVFREFVTTRERCGEAADGLTYDKFVQKLRKNREQLVLKYACKTVRFQVYVKEGKAALKATPVKD, from the coding sequence ATGGTCCGCCTCAAGTTCCTCCTCTTCGCGTTCCTGGTCATTGGACTGGGGCTTGCTCATCTCCCGATGTTGTCGGGACCGCTGCGTGCACGCGCTGTGGAAGGAGCCACGGCTCAGTCCGCCTCGGGAATCGCCGAGGTGGCGCGTCGCGTGGATTCTCGCCGCGCGGAGATTCAGGCGCTGGCGCTGAAGCTGGCCGCCACGCCGGAAGTCGCGACGGCGGTTCACGCGCTGCTTCCCCCCAAGCCCTCGGCCGCCGTGCGTCCGTCTCCTCGGGACAAGGACCGGGACGAGGCTCCGGGCGCGTCGCTCCAGCCGCTGACCGCCGAGCGCTTCGCCGCGGTGCGCACCGCCGTCGACGCGGTGGTGCCCAAGGAGCTCAAGGGCGTGGTGGTGGCCCTGGCTGCTCCCGACGCCGCGTTCCACGCCGTCGCGGGCGGAGAGCCTTCTTCCGACGCCGCGAAGCTGGATGTCGCCGCGCTGGTGAAGGCGGGGAGCACGGTGGTGGAGGCGCTCGGGACGACGCATGCGTTCGCCTCGGTGCCGGTGCTGTGGGGTGGTGACTTCGGGATGCAGCCGGCCGTGACGCTGGTCGTGGGCGCGCCGCTGTTCGACGAGGGCGCCCTGGAGGCCGCGGTCCAGGCCACGGGCGTCACCGCGCTCGGGCTGGTGAAGGGCGACAGCATCTCAGCGGTGGGGCCCGAGAAGCTCCTGGCGGAAGGCTCGCTGACGCAGGTGGTGGCGAACTCGAATGGCGTGGTGCTGCGCCGGGGTGGTTTGCAGACGCTGGGCCCGGTGTCGCTGCCCATGCTGACGGAGGGCGATGCCATGGGTGGGCAGGCGCCGCTGTCGGTGGGGTCTCGCCGCTCGCTGCCGGGCACATCCCTGGATGTCCTCGCGGTGGCGGGGACGCAGTCGGTGTTGGGGGCGCTCGCGGCGTACCAGCAGAACGCGCTGGTGGCGCTGGTGGGCCTGCTGGTCCTGACGCTGGTGTGGACCGCGCTGATGGGCGGGGGTGCTCGCTCCAGTGACGATGGGCTGTCGCAGGGTGGCGACACGCTGAGCCTGTCGGCCGCCATGGCGGCGCAGGCGTCCGCGCCCATGGCTCCGCCGCCGCAGCCCGCGGTGCAGCAGCCCGTGGCCGCCGCGCCGACGCCGGGTCCTCTGCCGGACCCCTTCGCGTCCCTGCCTCCGGCGCCCGCGCCGCAGGCGGCTCCGTTCGCCCAGCCGACGCCCGCGCCGATGGCGGACCCGTTCTCCATGGCGCCTCCAGCCCCGGCGGCCCAGCCGTTTGGCGCGGATCCGTTCGCGTCGGTGCCTCCCGCGCCGATGGCGGACCCGTTCGCGCTGCCTCCTCCCGTTGCCTCGCCGGCGCCCCAGGCGAATCCCTTCGGTTCGGGGGACCCGTTTGCCTCGGCGGATGCGTTCCCGTTCCCCGCGCCTCCTCCCGCCGCGCCTCCGGCCAATGCGTATGCCCCGCCGGCGACTCCGTTCGGCGCGGCGCCGTCCATGCCTTTCGAGTCCGATGCCGGGAACTTCTCGGCCTCGGGGGAGTCGCTGTCTCCGGCGTCGCCTCGGCGGGGAGCGTTCGCCTTCGAGGACCAGCCCACGGCCGCGTACTCGCTGCAGCAGGCGGCGAACCCGTTCGCCCTGGCAGCGGCCCAGTCTCCGGAGAACCCGGAGACGACGCGGGTCGCGGCCATTCCTCGCGAGCTGCTTCAGGCCAGCGCGCGGCCTCCCGAGGCGCCGATTCCGCTGCCTGCTCGGGCGCCGTCCCCCGCGGCGATTCCGCTTCCGGGCGCGGGGCCTTCGGGCAACTCCGCGGTGGCGCTCTCCGAGGAGCAGCACTTCCAGGAGGTCTTCCGCGAGTTCGTCACCACGCGCGAGCGCTGTGGCGAGGCGGCGGACGGCCTGACGTACGACAAGTTCGTGCAGAAGCTGCGCAAGAACCGGGAGCAGCTCGTCCTGAAGTACGCGTGCAAGACGGTGCGCTTCCAGGTCTACGTGAAGGAAGGCAAGGCCGCGCTCAAGGCCACGCCCGTGAAGGACTGA